In a single window of the Thermofilum uzonense genome:
- a CDS encoding ParB N-terminal domain-containing protein, whose product MIYLKITLMNISELKPHEKYIEERVLFLLEDMMRTGILRKPVVAENKHNVLLDGHHRFEAFKRLGLQYIPAAVVDYQDPRIVVKSWENGYIFDKDQVLRRALKGELFPPRTTRHVVQLDGRELHISEILPDVNLPLKSFKTMPLSIGERLEF is encoded by the coding sequence ATGATCTATCTTAAAATTACATTGATGAATATTTCAGAGCTAAAACCCCATGAAAAATACATAGAGGAACGAGTACTTTTCCTGTTAGAAGATATGATGAGGACTGGTATCCTAAGAAAACCGGTGGTCGCAGAAAATAAACACAATGTTTTGCTGGACGGTCATCATCGATTTGAAGCATTTAAGAGATTAGGACTCCAGTATATCCCTGCCGCTGTAGTAGACTACCAGGATCCTAGAATTGTCGTTAAAAGCTGGGAAAATGGGTACATTTTTGATAAAGACCAAGTGCTTAGGAGAGCCCTTAAAGGAGAATTATTCCCTCCACGCACAACGAGACACGTGGTTCAACTTGACGGGAGAGAGCTTCACATCTCCGAGATTCTTCCCGATGTCAACTTACCCTTGAAGAGCTTTAAAACTATGCCTCTCAGTATTGGGGAGAGGCTTGAATTCTAG